CACTCCGCCCTTTCCCACCCCAGCTTCCGCCCGACAACTTGCACTTAACTGCAAGCCCTTTGTTCCTCCCAACAGTTCGCCTTACCTACTTGCATTCGCTTCCCAGGGCACCTGCGAGATCCGACGGAATTACGGGCTTCGCAGGAATATTCGCCGCTGTCCAGTTTTGAAACAGTATTGAATTGCTGGGAttttgtggaagaaaaaaatggatgtaTTTTTTTTAGCAATACAACTGTAAGAAGACTCCTAAAATAACCATGTCCTGTGAATTTTTGTGTTAAGTTGGTCTTCCTTTTTCAATGACTTAAGCCTTCGTATTTTTTTTGCTATGAATTCAAAAATCTTCCATACCTTCAAAGAGTAAATAGCTAGGTCTCCTGTTTGATAGAGAAAGACTTATGgagaagtatctttttttttgcgTGTGACACTGTGAAAAATAGTTCAGTTACAAAAGCAGtgggcattttttaaagttatagcaCCTTGTAGTATTTAGTATTCTAGGTATTTCTAATTCTCCAAGGAAATACCATTTGTAAGTGAAGGACTTCTTGGCCTCAAAGGGCTGATACACTTTCCAAAGTCACAAGTGACGTTAGTGCAGCAGCAAATATTAACACTTCCTCTAAAGCCCTAGTTATCACCAGCAATAACGTGGAGCCTAGGAAAATCATAGTTGATGTGGTTCACAGGATTATGAATTCTGTCGGTTGTAGGATTTTTGAAAATCCTGAAGACATAAAGTCCAGCCCTTGCTCCTTCCACTCCCTGCTAAAGATAAGACTTCGATATAATAGGTTTTGTATTTGATATTAGTTTTATTTCCCTGGGGGATTtcatgaaggaaggaaggaaggaaggagacagggagggcgGGAGGTGGAAATATaggaaaggacagaaaagaagatggaaaggaaggcaggaaggcagtcCAACAGATTAAAAGGAagataggaaggaaggagagaatgtaggaagcaggaagagagggaggaagggaggaaagaagggagggagagaaggaaagaaggagggaggaaggaaggaaaggaagaagggaggaaggaaggaaggggagaagggagtaagggaggaaagaaggaaggaagagaggagagaggagggagggagggaaggagagaagggaggaggaagggaggaaggaaggaaagaaggaaggaaggagggagggagaggaggaggggagggagggaggagagaaggaggggatgAATGCAGTGGGTCTTGCACTTGGTAGAGGACTCTGCCAGGACCAGTGCAGAGGGTCACAGGGGCTGATCTTTCTTCCAGTGTGCTCGCTCGTGCCACACCCTCACAACCACAGCGGTCCCTGCTGATGGCACCCACAAGAGCCACAACCTCTAAGGGCCACCCTCATTGACTTTGATCTTCATGCAACAGTATGTTCCTAAAAATAGCCGAGGTTTTTCTTTACgtgctcctttcctctctcactttTCCTTACCCACTACCCACCTActtcttctttctgtatactTCAGCATACTGAGATGAAAGCTTTCCCTAGTTAATTTTAACTCTATGGaaccctctctgaccccaccccgcAAGCcagaatacttttaaaatattcaccatGGGCTCAAGGTTAAGGTTATGCATCAACAATCAGTGACATAAAAACAAGGATCTCCCAGCACATTATAATTGGTAATCAAAAGGAAGTCACCATCCTCCCCCGACTGGTGCCTTGGTGGCTCATTTCTCAGAAATCAACCCAGTTTTACCCTTGACACCACAAGACACTTCAAGCCGTCAGGCTAACTGAGGAAAGTGAATCTATGTCATCTCAGACTTGCTTTGGGGCTTTTATCACCTGctctgagaaaaaataaatttgaaaagtaaatatagCAAAGTGTGACGGCAGGTTTTCTGCCCACTTTCTCAGTGTGGAGTCACTGGGACCTGCTGACCCAGCCTGCTGACGcccagagggtggggtggggccttcCTCAGGGAGTAGCTTCATCACTGGTGTGCTTTGTTTTCTAGTCACTTTATCACTATCCTGTTATTTCCCAGAAGATCTAGATTTTAAATGTCATCATGCACTTGTTGATTGAAAGCATATAAGGGAACATACTCTCCTTgtaaaattcatcaaaattattATTGCCatgcctttaacatttttttgttaatagttgtgataGTGATTCTGCATTATTGAAAAtcagacattttttcatttatgttatagttctttgaataaaaaaaagtttcaagcttaatgatctttatttttacttccatCTCTCCCCTGAAAagtagacaaagaaaaagaaaaatacttttatttttagatgtcaTTAACTTTAAAGAGCTTATTTGTAGGTTTCCATCAGCATTCCTAGAAAGGCTTTTCAATCAATCAGAATATCTGGGCAAAATCTAAAGTCATAGATTCGTAAGTCCCTGAGTCCGTTGTTGCTGATCTAGTTATGGAAGAATTTAAGGGCAGAGACATCCCTATCATAGGTGGGCAGTAGTCACTACCCCTAAACGGCTGGTACTGGGGCAAGGGCACGCCCTGCCCCTGCGCGGAGTGTCTGTGCATGTCCCTGACGTTGTAAATATGCGGCTGCACTCGCTGCCCTTCCAGGCCAGGAAGGCAGCTGCGCCGGTGAGCTACCTGCTCCGCGGTCATGAATCAGACCCGCTCTCCTTCAGTCACGGTGCAGACTGCGCTTCGTGTGTGCAGCTCCCCAGTCCCCCGTGTGATCCTCCCGCCGCCTGCAGCAGCCCTTCCCCCCACTTCTCTGCACATGCACCCCCACGTTCCTGCTGCCCTCGCCTCTCTCCACTTAACAAGCAGTGGTATCAACCTTCTATTCTGTATCATTTCAGCTCCAATAATTCTTTTCCTCCAAATCCAGAACAGTTACGAGGCCAAGGCTTGCCATGCTCTCACCAGAGTTCCAGATTTTGTATTCACTGTGTACGAGCTGTTGGTGCTTTGGGCGTCAAGCTCTGGACTCCCTAACAAACGGATGCCATCCTTAAACCACGTGTACTCAGGGGCCGGATTCGCCTCTCTGTCTTGACATCGCAGCTCCACCACGGTTCCGCTCAGAGCAGAGTTGGGAATTTCACAGGACGGAACTCCTGGCGCCACTGAGGGACAGAAGTCAGACGGTACTGGTTATCTCTAAGCTAAACAAGGGTTGTAACAGCCAGGTGGAGGTGTATCAGGTGCCTATGACAGGGACCAGCTACTTGTTCAAAAGGCCTATTGCCTTTCTTCACGGGCACGCAGCTAGACCACGTTTGCCAGCTCCCTTGCTGCCAGACGGGGTCACAGGCACGAGTTCTGTGCCATTTCCAGGCCCGATCCACACAAGCCTCCTGTGTGATTCTCCATTcactcactcccccaccccctcccgctaCCAGGCAGGTGTCAATACCCGTGGTGATCTCAGAAAGCCATGTATTGAAGATATCAGACAGAGGATATCATGTATTTCGTTGGGTCTCTAATAATTTCATGAAGTGGAATAATATAGCTCCACTCCTACAATCCCTGCCCCAACCGTTAATACTTGACCTACATGAGAAACTTCTAATATGTAAAGTCACTCACTGAGAGTGCTTTTCTCTGATAACAGCAAGCATTTTATTAGCTAATATAACAACTGTTCTTCTTTACATGAATAATCTCTACTTTTCTCCTTGCCAGTGGTTTAATGTTTTATTACCAAGTACATTCAAAAGAAGTCAAACCTGAGTATATTTTTCAGGCCCAGTACTCAAACGAACATCCTATTGTGCCTAGAACTGGCCAAACTCGAGAACACCTGAGTTAGATGGTTCCAGGGATTATTCTGGTCCCAGGGATTTATAAAGTAAACCAGACTTTACTAGGTAACTTAAATCCAGGAACACCCAGAATTCTAAGTGGTAGGCAGACTTTTAACAGGGTCCTTCAAGTTCCCTAGCCCAGGTATATATACACTTTCTCTCATTTATTCCATCTGTCACTGGTCTAGGTACCACTCTGAAGGGATTCTGGAGATGCGGTTAAGGTCCCAAATCTACTGTCTTTACGATTGGAGCTGACCTAATCCATGACTCCTTTAAAAGTGGTTTTCTCTGACTGGtcacaaaagggaaaatgaaagatTCAAAGCACAAGAGCGGTTAGACATTCTTTTTTTGAACTGAAGATGCAGCCTGGTGAACCCCTAGGCAGAAAACCACGGCCTTGTCATGCTggacttctgatctccagaactgtgGGCTCAGAAATGCTGCTAAGGTTTTTATGCTGCTAAGGTTGTGATCGCTTGTTATGTAGCAATAGGAAGCGAATACACCAGCTGATTCTCCTGCAAGGCTTTCTGAATTTCTTCTATACGAGCACATCACTAGTGTTTTAGAAAGAGCCTGGACTGTGTAGAAAAGCCGAGATGTCATTCCCCTTGCTTGGTAGTTTACATTAACATCTGTGAAGGGGCACAGCTCATGTTCCTTTACCCATAGTAATTGAGACAAGTTGCCGCActgcccccagggctgggtgATGGGGATCAGGGTGGGAACAGCAATCACACAGTTATGAGCACATCACCTAACACTTCCAGAGTGACGGTATCCTCTTCCAGCCTTGGGCCTTGCTCAGAGGGGGTACTAACTTCACAGCGGTATTTCCCAGCATCATTTCTTGTGACATTTTTGATCCTGATGTTGAAATCCAGCATCTGAGCTCGATCTTTAAAATCACCtgttaggaaaagaagaaaacaatgctgATAACGCAAGTAACTTTCTATGTGCTACCTTCCTCAAATCACTTTATTCAGTCACCAGAGCATTTATTTTCCCAGTgataaacacaatttaaaaatttaaaaactgtatgtGGGTGCTGCTatttcaaagttcttttttaGAATGACATAGTATTGACAAAAGAACACTTAGTCCCATATTCCCATATGTTAAAGAATTCAACCCTCCTTTCTGCCTCATACCCTCgccaggatgcttacagaaaagATTCCTGTCTTCGAAAGACACTGGGTAGCCTTGTTGAATTAGCTGGAACGGTAACTTTCTGTGCTGAGTAGAGGCCCATATGATACTCCACAAAAGAAAAGGTAAGGGCATCTTTAAAACATTCCTTTGGTTAGTTTTTAATAGTAATGTTTATAGAATTAAAATAGCATTTCGTATAATGTTCAAGTGCCAGAACTGGCAACCGTAGAAAGTTCCAGTAAGGACAGCTATGCTACTGGCCCCTTGAAGTCTGCAGCCTTATATTGACAGACAAGGACCAGAGGGATATATTAAATTTActgtaaattttaaacatttcttcgCTTATATaattcttgaaaattaaaaaacatacagtattttaaaataacatgtttaagccctggctggcgtagctcagtggattgagcgcgggctgggaaccaaagtgtcccaggttcgattcccagccagggtacattcctgggttgcaggccgtaacccccagcaaccgcacattgatgtctgtctgtctgtctgtctgtctctctctccctccctccctcccctctctaaaaataaataaataaaatcttaaaaaaaataacatgtttaatATACTTGTTAAATTATActtccaactttaaaaaaatttgcaatGGCCAATTTCAAGCATACACAGAATCAGACAGTATAGTAAGGTGAACCTCAGTGTACCCATTGCCCAGCTAACAGTAATTAGTGCTTGGCCTATCTTACCGTATCTGCCCTCCCAAGGCTTTTACCCATCACAATCAGCACTTTAAACAATAGCTCATCACATTCTCAACAGGAAGAATAGGAAGTAGAAATATAAGACAAAtaacaattgaaaaaaagaaaacactgggtGAAGGCAGTTGTATCTACCCTCCTATAATTCTTAACTCCCTGTGTGTTTCACAGATGGCCTAACTTTCTGATGGAGACGTGGAAATGTGGTCCAGTTACTAGAACTGAACGGTGACTATCCGTTCCCAACTTGGCACCATCTTGCCTTCCTTTCCCTTGACAGTTGAACCTACTGGGCCGTAAGAACAAGCTCATTTTCCACCCTCTGGGACTGAGCTGAGAAACGAAGGGTCCAGGGCCTTGGTGGAGTTCACCGACTTCTGTTTTGTGTTCCCCGTTTTGGGGGTTGTATCCTAGGTCTCAGCCACTCCCTGCTGGTTTCATCTCATACCAAAACTCATTTTCTGTAGTCAGCTGCGTCCTGATCTCATTCAAAACTAAAGGATACCGGATGCACTTGGTGTTTGTTCTCTTGCTCTCACCAGGAATCTGCAGCTTCTTACCTTTAAGAGCCTGTTCATAGTAGACAAAGGAGACACTCTCCCCCAGTTTCTTCCACTCTAGCCTGGAATCCATGGTCTTCTTTAGGTACTGACAGGTTAGAACAGCCTCTAGGGACGACAACAAAAATACTTGCTTAGTGTCCCtctcaaattatattttacttaattaagcAGTACATTTTTAACCTCAAgttattcctttgtatttctttcttttttaaaaaaagattttctttatttactttttagagagagggagagaaaggaagaaagagagatagagaaacatcaatgtgtatgaGAAACATCcctcagttgcctcttgcactctccaaactggggacctggcccacaacccaggcatgagccctgactgggaattgaactggtgacccttcggttcacaggcaggtgctcaatctgctgagacACACCATCGAGGGCTATCCTTTTGtatttctattcattcattcatttccttatttccttccttctttccttccttcctttataatTTCCCTCAACATGTACCATGCTGGCTTAACCCAAAGATAAATTGAAAGCATTATAGCTCTTCCACATAATAATTGTGTGACACTTTGTTACTTTCCCCAGACCTTAAACATCAGTTACTACTTGTAAAATAAGATAGTATCTCAAAATCTTGTGAATCTTCAAATACAATAATATATGTGCACAGTACTTTAAAATGGCAGCAATGATTAATTACTTATTTAACTTTTTCCAGTCTCAGGATTCACGGATTATACAGCTTAGAAAACGAGGCAAATGAGACCCTGTAATTTCAGTCCAGCGTGATACGGGCCAGGACAGAAGTAAGCAGAGAGCACATCACACCTAGTACCTGAGAGAGGCACCGAGTCCAGCCCAGGCCATGCTGTGGAAACCCACACATGTCCCCTCAACAGGCTACGTTCTCCCTCAGATCCCTTCCATGATAGCCCTCTCTGGGAATGCGCTGATACAAACCCAATATTGTCTTCTAACAAATTGTTGATTCTTACCTCTTACCTCAATCCAgataaattatgttaaaattctTTCCATACCTTTGATTTTGATGTTAAATgaatttaatgacattttaaaaaagaattcaggatATTACATGATACGGTACATTATATAATATGATACTCTCCTGGgttttttacaaaataaacatagatgtgaacagaaagcctgaataaataTGCATGAAAATATTAACCCAGGGATGATTTCCGTGAGACagaattatgatttttctttttgtttatatatagttTCTAATGTTTTTTAGTTCCACATATGTAGCTAGAAGTATAGAAGTAGCATAAAAGgtaatgaaaaatagaaagtagGATAAAGAAAggcaaggggaaaaaatccaGAGCTGTTTACAAAGATGCCTAAAGTTTTACAAGCAGGTTTTACATTACAGAGAGACATCACTTTAGAGGCGTGTTTACAATCATACTGCAAAGACAAATGTGTGCTGAGGAACTGGTCTGAGGAAATACAGCTCTATTCTGTTATTAAGGAGAGTGGGTGGCGACCTTCCGGAGTCTTGAGTTTCAGATAGGTTTCCTTCCCGTAGACGGAGTTTCCAACAAttaaacacacacccacactcatTTTTAGCCCATACTCCTAGGTCTTAGGAATAAATGTATACTCACTTGTTTCACGTATTTaaatggatacacacacacacacttggtgAATTCTTCCTAATTTCTATCCTCATTGCTCTATGGAGGAGCTTGGTAGAAATTATATTTGGAAACGTAACTGATGTTCCTAAAAGCAGCTGACTCCACTCCAGCCTCATTTGCACTGACTATGTAAACTGTGGAGAGATCATCTATCCAACTTATCTAAAATACACTGAGGACTTAATGTGTGCCTGGCATTGTCTGGAGCTAGGTCAGTGAGCAACATAGAGATCTCTGCCCTTTTGGATCTTACAGTTTGCAGGGGCTCAGGGACACAAGAAACGACATAAagtaaattatatagtatgtgaGGAGGTGGTAAGTGTTATGGATGTAGGTCAGAGTACAGATTGTTTGGAAGTGCCAGGGACAAGGGTGCAATTAAAAAAAGTAAGGCAGAATTCACCTAATTTAGagggtgacatttgagcaaagacttaaATGAGggaattaaatttattagaattCGAACTAGAATTCCCTAGAACTTGAATTTAGAATGTACCATGTGGTTCTCTGGGAGTGCTCCAAGCAAGGGACTAACCAGCCTGTGTCCGGACCCTAAGGTGCTAACACCACACCCCCCGGAACTGGGAGTCTACTCACAGTGAATCTACTAGAATCTACTAGAATCATGGAGTCAACATCTAAGGACAACAAACCAAGTAAACTTAAAAGCTAACGATCGTggactcttttcttttctcagccAAAATTTGACACTGAAGGCCAGCAGAATTCTGCAGCTGAGCCTCAGGGTTATTATGCCACCACAGTAGTTTAAAGGAGTGAGCCTGCTGCCAAATACCAAGTGTGTGACATTGTGCAAGTCACTTAAGCTTTTTTTTGAACCCTACAGTCagtcacatctgtaaaatgaaaaaaaggagtACTCGTCTCATGAGGttgttggaaggattaaatgagaacacacacacacacacacacacacacacacacttgggtgCACATGGTACTCTGCATATAGTACCTGCTCCATCAATGGTCACTATTACCTTCTTACATGAGGAACTTCTCTTAGTTGTAGCTGTAAGCTTGCCTTGGCGTGACAGAAACCCACACTTTACACCATCACAAATTTACCTAAAAGCCACTCAGATTTAAACTATAATTTCCCTCTGagacagcaaagaaaataatacagatattttctcaaaataaggTATATTGAGAGAAAAATGCACCAagtttttccattaagatcattttaatttccacgaaaatgtttcatttggattgagaaaaggtaattttttgttttgataaagCATTAGCAACAACTATTGCTACACTATGAATTCTAATTTTTCTAGGATTCTGTACTGCTGACTTCTGATTTTCCTTTCTGTGCTGAAGTTGAACATCAAAATCCTATATAATGCAAGAAGAAAGTTGATACTACCAAAGTAGTTGGGAGGAATTGCTTGCAATGACCTCTGTGGAgaaaagcatgctattaaacccTTATTTATAGCTCTTAGGGTTGGGCACTCCCTACATAAGCCTGTTCATATAATTTATAAGCCTGACTGAGCTGCCTTTGTTTCAGTATTATTCTATGGAAAGTGGCACCACTGTGGGAAGTGATACAGAACAGCAGTACTGAAAAGAAGGAATTTGTTCATAATCTATTGACATCagagaaatagagacagaaaacGGAATGAACTGGATGGACCACACATATCCACAAATCCTAAAATAGTTTAGGCTGCAAGTACCATGAAGTTACTGCAAACAATATGCTAAAACTAAACTGTGGAAgaagacaaatttatttttatttcatgatttcATGAAGAACCAAGTTGGAATGATTGGGGCACatataaaatggaatcaaaatgTAATTCTTAATTAAAAGGAGCAGAGGTAAAacagaaaggtaaaaaaataccCATTTGATTAATGATTAAGATAAATTATAGAATGATTTTTCTATTGTAAACACAAAACAcacattaaaaagtaatgttaaGTGGTACAGGGTTTTAGtttggagtgatggaaatgttttgaaCCTGGATAGAGGAAGTGGTTGCACAATTGTGAATGTACTCAATGCCACTAAATTGTTCGCTTTAACATGGgagattttatgttatgtgaattttgcctcaataagtttttaaaaagtaatgtaagaCTACAGAATATAACTTTGGTATTCTATAATAACTCAGATATCACGGCACAGGGTCTAGAGGGCAGGGATGGATAAATATCCGTGGTATCCAACTGGACCTAATGGGAAGAACCTCCAGGAAAGGAAAATGCAGGAGAAATGAACACTTCCTTTGTCCCGCCGGAACACCCTCGCCCTCTTGCTCTCACTGCGCTCACTCTTTCGGCTGTTCCCGCGTCTTTGGCATCTCATCCAGCCCTGTTTATCCTTCCTATCTCTTCCCATTAAAACTAAGCCACAATAAGAGTCAGTATTTCATTAGCTTAATCATGTAAAATGTTAGGACCTCCTAAGTACTTAGGTAACGTGTTATTAAGTGATGTTATTTTTGAATGACAGGCTGACTCTCACTATAGCACATTTTTCTGTACTGAACACGTACATAGAACACAATGTGCCGGGCACCACTGTAAGCACTGCTTAAATACTAATCCGTTTAATTCCTCCCCATCCCAGTCCTCTTCTATAAATTTGTCTCTTTCCTTGAAATCTCTCTCTCCAACTCCAGACACCTGAGACATGCCTGAAGAAAAGGATCACACATTCAGGACTGGTTCCTTAAGTGTTTACCATTTCTGCCTTAACGAAGCACTGCGTTCAAGAGAGAGCCGTTCTTGCATGTTCCTAGTGTTACGTGATCCAGGCAAACGAGCCTTGAGAAAAGTAGCGGGCAGTCGACATTTGAGGTAAACTCACCAAAAGCCTTTATAAAGTTTTGGTTATtagaacctttaaaaatattgtaaattgtggtaaAAGACACATACTTTGAATTTAATGCCTTTACAATTTTTAACTGTACAATTTAACAGCGATgttaaatatagtcacattggtTGGCAACCAATCTCCAGAATGTTCTCATTTTGCAAAACTAGAACTTGATACCCATTTAACCCAAACTCTccctaataaatattttgaagctaCAATAAATAACAAAACGGCACCCCCAAAATAGGCTATGTTAATGCTATCTTAAGTACATTAAGTAGCAGGAGGTCTGCAGTAAATCTCTATTTACTGTATCTCGCTGGCTGGAAACTCTGCAAGATCTCCATCTCCCAGTTTCACAGATTAGATTTGCTACGTTGCAGATAATTTATGTAATCAGAGGCCTTCTTTTTACATCAGGTGTTTCATCGTAAGTCCAAGATTCCCCCCAGGAGGTGCGGAAAGGGCACGGTGGAAATGGCATTTCAGGCAGAAGAATGAGTGTGGGGTGAGGGTCCcgacaaacagaaaaacaacgtCGTGTGACATGCCCTCGAGTCACTCAGACAACACAGTCCTGGGAAATCAGTAAGGCACTCTACCTTGATACTCTATTGCTGTGATTACTTGATGATCTTTTGGGGTAGAAAATCCATAGGCTCTATGATctggaaaattaaaacagataaaataattaaaatagtgcaaaagataatttttaactGTTTGGGATGCGATAGTAAAGAAAATGGGCCTCAAGGTTGGTGACAGTTTCATATAATTCTTAACACCTAAGGTCTAAGATATCAAAAATAAGAAGAACCCAGCCAGACCATTAGAGTTTATATGTCTCTTCCATTCTGCCCTGTGGGTCTCCCCTCGGAGCAGCACCCACTCATCT
The sequence above is a segment of the Phyllostomus discolor isolate MPI-MPIP mPhyDis1 chromosome 2, mPhyDis1.pri.v3, whole genome shotgun sequence genome. Coding sequences within it:
- the JAM2 gene encoding junctional adhesion molecule B, with translation MARRSGPRLLLLLLRYLVAALGYHRAYGFSTPKDHQVITAIEYQEAVLTCQYLKKTMDSRLEWKKLGESVSFVYYEQALKGDFKDRAQMLDFNIRIKNVTRNDAGKYRCEVSTPSEQGPRLEEDTVTLEVLVAPGVPSCEIPNSALSGTVVELRCQDREANPAPEYTWFKDGIRLLGSPELDAQSTNSSYTVNTKSGTLQFNTVSKLDSGEYSCEARNSVGSRRCPGKRMQVDDLNISGIIAAVVIVALVISVCGLGVCYAQRKGYFSKETSFQKSSSAAKATTMSENDFKHSKSFII